In one Kluyveromyces marxianus DMKU3-1042 DNA, complete genome, chromosome 4 genomic region, the following are encoded:
- the GAL83 gene encoding SNF1 protein kinase subunit beta-3, whose product MGNLPSNSSRPHQKHSPVMSQNIKDVSMIDINEALNDNQGDASSPTDDPSSNSTNITQSMSQMNIDDGSSLAPPLSSRKSTLIFNDDFDELSNSHKHIEHQINSDDGGVITGNDDEDDDQAEEVEVVDNIMVGQSDGSGSSLSATSTTPNIDQEEGNRQSSSYSGNTQAPLENKTQGVSYRNVNQSQSPVTNNSKSQGPQDHRPVMVPVEIVWKQGGSKVYVTGSFTSWRKMIGLVPVNGKPGVYHIKLQLPPGTHRFRFIVDNELRFSDFLPTATDQMGNFVNYLEIVPPVANQEMTNYDIDAQNQNNQQSQFDQQQSSLNNATSPLQPLQSQSPQPLLGRKPSQSKDGKLSARSQLALHIEEDPDDMGNGYTRFREEQQLKQEYEYTQDIPAVFTDPSVMEQYYLTLDQQQNNQQNMSWLTPPQLPPQLENVILNNYNKNAESGSENNSGALPIPNHVVLNHLATSSIKHNTLCVASIVRYKRKYATQILYAPLQ is encoded by the coding sequence ATGGGGAATTTACCCAGCAATTCAAGTAGACCTCACCAGAAGCATTCACCAGTTATGTCTCAAAACATTAAAGATGTGTCAATGATTGACATCAATGAAGCTTTAAACGACAACCAAGGAGATGCATCTTCTCCCACGGATGATCCATCAAGTAATTCCACAAATATAACACAATCGATGTCACAAATGAATATAGATGATGGCAGTTCTTTGGCCCCACCTTTAAGTTCAAGGAAGTCAACATTAATATTTAACGACGACTTTGATGAACTTTCGAACAGCCATAAACATATTGAACATCAGATCAACTCCGATGATGGAGGGGTCATAACTGggaatgatgatgaagatgatgatcaAGCTGAGGAAGTCGAAGTGGTTGATAATATCATGGTTGGCCAATCTGATGGCTCAGGTTCTTCACTGTCTGCAACATCTACCACGCCCAATATTGATCAGGAGGAGGGCAATCGTCAAAGTTCTTCATACTCAGGTAACACGCAGGCTCCtcttgaaaataaaacccAAGGAGTTTCATATCGTAATGTTAATCAGTCGCAAAGCCCAGTTACAAACAATTCTAAATCCCAAGGTCCCCAAGACCACAGGCCAGTTATGGTACCAGTGGAAATTGTTTGGAAACAAGGTGGTTCTAAAGTCTATGTTACAGGGTCTTTTACCAGTTGGCGTAAAATGATTGGTCTTGTTCCTGTTAATGGCAAACCTGGCGTTTACCATATCAAGTTACAATTACCTCCTGGTACTCATAGGTTCAGATTTATTGTAGATAATGAACTTCGTTTCAGCGACTTTTTGCCAACTGCCACAGACCAAATGGGAAATTTTGTTAACTACCTTGAAATTGTTCCTCCCGTAGCTAACCAAGAAATGACTAATTACGATATTGATGCCCAGAATCAAAATAATCAACAAAGTCAATTCGATCAACAGCAATCTTCCTTAAACAATGCCACTTCGCCATTACAACCTTTGCAAAGCCAATCTCCTCAGCCTCTTCTGGGACGAAAACCATCCCAGAGTAAGGATGGAAAACTAAGCGCTAGATCGCAACTTGCTCTACATATCGAAGAGGACCCAGATGACATGGGTAACGGCTATACTCGTTTTAGAGAAGAACAGCAATTAAAACAAGAATACGAATATACCCAAGATATTCCTGCTGTATTCACAGATCCCTCTGTCATGGAACAATATTATCTGACTCTAGATCAGCAGCAAAATAATCAACAGAATATGTCTTGGTTAACTCCACCACAACTTCCTCCACAATTAGAAAATGTTATTCTTAATAATTACAACAAAAATGCAGAATCAGGCAGTGAGAATAATTCTGGAGCGTTACCCATTCCAAATCATGTTGTTCTTAATCATCTAGCGACATCTTCTATCAAACACAATACCTTATGTGTAGCAAGTATCGTTAGGTACAAGAGGAAATATGCTACTCAAATCCTTTATGCACCACTTCAGTAG
- the PRP43 gene encoding DEAH-box ATP-dependent RNA helicase PRP43, with product MGKRKLSNEHVSAVETSIPEHAAEIAEQRSKEHPLVFEEPLVHHDAGEFSGMVRHQTTAEEAEKLENASVNPFTGNPYSEKYYGILKVRRDLPVHAQRAEFLKIYQENQIMVFVGETGSGKTTQIPQFVLFDEMPHLRNTQVACTQPRRVAAMSVAQRVAEEMDVKLGEEVGYSIRFENKTSNKTILKYMTDGMLLREAMEDHDLKRYSCIILDEAHERTLATDILMGLLKQVVQRRPDLKIIIMSATLDAEKFQKYFNKAPLLAVPGRTHPVEIYYTPEFQRDYLDSAIRTVLQIHATEEKGDVLLFLTGEDEIEDAVRKISLEGDQLIREQGCGPLSVYPLYGSLPPHQQQRIFEPAPESHNGRPGRKVIVSTNIAETSLTIDGIVYVVDPGFSKQKVYNPRIRVESLLVSPISKASAQQRAGRAGRTRPGKCFRLYTEEAFKKELIEQSYPEILRSNLSSTVLELKKLGIDDLVHFDFMDPPAPETMMRALEELNFLACLDDDGNLTPLGRLASQFPLDPMLAVMLIGSPEFSCSEEILTIVAMLSVPSVFIRPSKDKKRADDIKSAFAHPDGDHLTLLNVYHAFKSDEAYEYGINKWCRDNFLNYRSLSAADNIRNQLERLMTRYNLELNTSDYNSPKYFDNIRKALAAGFFMQVAKKRSGGKGYITVKDNQDVLIHPSTVLGHDAEWVVYNEFVLTSKNYIRTVTSVRPEWLLEVAPAYYNLDHFQKGDIKLSLERIKQKVDKMEELNKERKSKSGKSKKSKK from the coding sequence ATGGGTAAAAGAAAGTTGTCTAACGAGCATGTTTCTGCTGTCGAAACTTCAATTCCAGAACATGCTGCCGAAATTGCTGAACAACGCAGCAAGGAACATCCAttagtttttgaagaaccaCTAGTTCATCATGATGCTGGTGAATTTTCCGGCATGGTTCGCCATCAAACTACTGCAGAAGAAGCTGAGAAATTAGAGAATGCCTCTGTGAATCCGTTTACCGGAAACCCATATTCTGAAAAGTACTATGGAATCTTAAAAGTTAGAAGAGACTTGCCAGTGCACGCTCAAAGAGCTGAATTCTTGAAAATTTATCAAGAAAACCAAATCATGGTGTTTGTGGGTGAAACTGGTTCTGGTAAGACCACTCAAATTCCTCAATTTGTGTTATTTGACGAAATGCCACATTTAAGGAATACTCAAGTTGCTTGTACACAACCACGTAGGGTTGCCGCTATGTCTGTTGCACAGAGAGTTGCAGAAGAAATGGATGTAAAGCTAGGGGAAGAGGTTGGTTACTCCATaagatttgaaaataaaacttcCAATAAGACTATTCTCAAGTATATGACTGATGGTATGTTATTAAGAGAGGCCATGGAAGACCATGATTTGAAGCGTTACTCCTGTATTATTTTAGATGAAGCACACGAACGTACCCTAGCTACTGATATCTTGATGGGTCTTCTTAAACAAGTTGTTCAACGTAGACCTGATTTGAAAATTATCATTATGTCTGCTACCTTGGATGCAGAAAAGTTCCAAAAGTATTTCAATAAAGCTCCCTTATTGGCCGTTCCAGGTAGAACACACCCAGTTGAGATCTATTACACACCAGAATTTCAAAGGGACTATTTAGACAGTGCTATAAGAACAGTATTGCAAATTCATGCAacggaagaaaaaggtGATGTGCTATTGTTTTTGACTGGtgaagatgaaattgaagacGCCGTAAGAAAGATCTCACTAGAAGGGGATCAATTAATAAGAGAACAAGGTTGTGGACCATTGTCTGTTTATCCTTTGTATGGTTCTTTGCCACCACATCAGCAACAACGTATCTTCGAACCAGCTCCTGAATCTCATAATGGTAGACCAGGAAGAAAGGTTATCGTATCAACTAACATTGCGGAAACATCTTTGACTATTGACGGTATTGTGTACGTTGTTGATCCTGGTTTCTCGAAGCAAAAGGTTTACAACCCAAGAATAAGAGTGGAATCTCTTTTGGTTTCCCCAATTTCTAAAGCTTCTGCTCAACAAAGAGCTGGTAGAGCTGGTCGTACCAGACCAGGTAAGTGTTTCAGACTTTACACAGAAGAAGCGTTTAAGAAAGAGTTGATCGAACAGTCATACCCAGAAATTTTACGTAgtaatctttcttctactGTTTTGGAGTTAAAGAAGTTAGGTATTGATGATTTGGTTCATTTCGATTTCATGGATCCGCCAGCTCCAGAAACAATGATGAGAGcacttgaagaattgaactTTTTGGCTTGTctagatgatgatggtaaTCTAACACCTTTAGGTAGATTAGCTTCACAATTCCCGCTTGATCCTATGCTTGCTGTCATGTTGATTGGCTCACCAGAATTTTCATGTTCAGAAGAGATTTTAACTATTGTCGCTATGTTGTCGGTTCCAAGTGTTTTCATTCGTCCTTCAAAAGATAAAAAGCGCGCTGATGATATAAAGAGTGCCTTCGCACATCCGGATGGTGACCATTTGACATTGTTGAATGTTTACCATGCTTTCAAATCAGATGAAGCGTACGAATACGGCATTAACAAGTGGTGTCGTGACAATTTCTTAAACTATAGATCTTTATCTGCCGCTGACAATATCCGTAATCAATTAGAAAGATTGATGACACGTTATAACTTGGAATTGAATACGTCCGACTACAATTCTCCTAAATATTTCGACAATATCAGGAAAGCTCTTGCAGCAGGATTCTTCATGCAAGTGGCAAAGAAGAGGTCTGGTGGTAAAGGGTATATTACAGTTAAAGATAATCAGGATGTACTAATCCATCCTTCTACAGTTTTAGGACATGACGCTGAATGGGTAGTTTATAATGAATTTGTCCTCACTTCAAAGAACTATATTAGGACCGTTACATCAGTGAGACCAGAATGGTTACTTGAGGTTGCACCAGCTTATTATAACCTTGATCATTTCCAAAAGGGTGATATTAAACTTTCATTAGAGAGGATAAAGCAAAAGGTTGACAAGATGGAAGAACTAAATAAGGAAAGGAAGTCCAAGTCCGGAAAATCCAAGAAGTCGAAAAAATAA
- the COQ8 gene encoding protein kinase COQ8, whose translation MSRKGLYHAVCLSDSICGTLKGSASIGKESFENWVRSSTLTRPVLSRFQWFYDEKWEEAKRLSNASRRKNEGPKNVPLGPKTDSKMTKKHIRHYSTYQKSMNKSPTNNPEKKEPHILESSEVPSSRISRLFHYGHLAASVGISAASQSITQMGSGQNSNFKDLLLSDANVERIVNKFSKMRGAALKLGQLMSFQDEKVLPPQLYTILSRVQNSANYMPPRQLNRLMAKELGNSWEKKFKSFNKTPIAAASIGQVHYASLPNGDEVVVKVQYPGVKDSIDSDLSNLLMLLTASSLLPKGLFLDKTIDNARKELKWECDYHRESSAIKKFGALLKDDPVFSVPKVYDEYTTENIITMERMNGTEITKLPESTTQEVKDFICSNILRLCLQEIAEFKYMQTDPNWANFLYNPSTKKIELLDFGASRGFPESFINKYRKMLTNATKNDYKGVTEASIELGYLSGLESQAMIDAHVKSMMTLGEPFSGNVEDSFDFSKQTVTDRVRSKIRLMLNERLCPPPEETYSLHRKFSGVFLLCSKMGARIQCAKLFQEHFAL comes from the coding sequence ATGTCTAGAAAAGGGCTTTACCACGCCGTTTGCCTATCTGACTCTATATGTGGTACCTTAAAAGGATCAGCATCCATTGGGAAAGAATCATTTGAAAATTGGGTGAGAAGCTCTACTTTAACCAGACCCGTTTTATCAAGATTCCAATGGTTTTACGATGAGAAATGGGAGGAAGCCAAACGACTATCCAATGCCTCCCGGAGAAAAAACGAGGGCCCCAAGAATGTACCACTGGGACCTAAGACTGATTCAAAAATGACCAAAAAGCATATCAGACATTACTCCACTTATCAGAAGTCAATGAATAAAAGTCCGACTAATAACCCTGAAAAGAAGGAGCCTCATATACTAGAAAGTTCGGAGGTACCATCTTCTCGTATCTCCCGGCTTTTTCACTATGGCCACCTCGCAGCTAGTGTTGGTATTTCCGCTGCTTCTCAAAGTATCACTCAAATGGGGAGTGGCCAGAATTCAAATTTCAAAGACTTATTGTTGTCAGATGCAAATGTGGAAAGGATAGTAAATAAGTTTTCGAAGATGAGAGGTGCTGCCTTAAAACTAGGACAATTGATGTCCTTTCAAGATGAGAAAGTATTACCACCACAATTATATACCATCCTTTCTAGGGTACAGAATAGTGCTAATTATATGCCTCCAAGGCAGTTGAATAGGTTAATGGCGAAAGAATTGGGAAATTcatgggaaaaaaaatttaaaagtTTCAACAAAACGCCgattgctgctgctagtATTGGCCAAGTTCACTATGCTTCTTTACCTAATGGCGATGAGGTTGTTGTTAAAGTTCAATATCCAGGTGTAAAGGACTCCATTGATAGTGATTTAAGCAACCTTCTTATGTTATTAACTGCGTCTAGCCTTTTACCAAAAGGCTTATTCTTAGATAAAACAATCGACAATGCtagaaaagaattaaaatgGGAGTGTGACTACCATAGGGAGTCATCAGCAATTAAAAAGTTTGGAGCTCTTTTAAAAGATGATCCTGTTTTTTCAGTTCCAAAAGTTTATGATGAATATACCACGGAAAATATCATAACAATGGAAAGGATGAATGGCACAGAAATAACAAAACTTCCTGAATCTACGACGCAGGAAGTAAAAGACTTTATCTGCAGCAACATTTTGAGACTCTGTTTACAGGAAATTGCAGAATTCAAATATATGCAAACGGATCCAAATTGGGCTAATTTTTTATACAAcccttcaacaaaaaagatAGAGCTATTAGATTTTGGCGCAAGCAGGGGATTCCCAGAATCTTTCATCAATAAATATCGTAAAATGCTAACTAACGCCACCAAAAATGACTACAAAGGTGTAACGGAGGCATCAATTGAGTTAGGATACTTGTCAGGATTAGAATCACAAGCTATGATTGATGCCCACGTTAAATCGATGATGACTTTGGGTGAGCCATTTTCCGgaaatgttgaagataGCTTTGACTTCTCAAAGCAGACCGTAACTGATAGGGTGAGGTCTAAAATAAGACTCATGTTGAATGAAAGGCTTTGCCCACCTCCTGAAGAAACATATTCTTTACATAGAAAGTTCAGTGGcgtttttcttctttgctcCAAAATGGGAGCAAGAATACAATGCGCAAAACTCTTTCAGGAGCACTTTGCCTTATAA
- a CDS encoding La RNA-binding domain-containing protein — MANFRERDFYEFNQTTSILRAKESSGHKYLTPLESLFEDFEISSPESFDSDFENSKLHKGNTLKPIEGPYLTTVDYNAFSPIRQMVTPIEPYSQFQIVTTYELCPLARIIKEIEEVNEQMLYYFSKENLLRDIYLRSLMNSKGFIAISIFSNFPRIKKILNKLPLLEQRSKVVKNALKLSEPEVFELFNDTVRLRKSWKRWVL, encoded by the coding sequence ATGGCAAATTTCCGTGAAAGAGATTTTTATGAGTTTAACCAAACAACTTCAATACTCCGGGCTAAGGAGAGTTCTGGTCATAAATATTTGACACCTTTAGAATCATTATTCGAGGACTTTGAAATAAGCAGTCCTGAGTCTTTTGATAgtgattttgaaaattcaaaacttcATAAAGGAAATACTCTCAAACCTATTGAAGGCCCATATCTAACAACCGTTGACTATAATGCATTTTCTCCAATTCGGCAAATGGTTACTCCTATAGAACCATATAGTCAGTTTCAAATTGTCACAACATATGAATTATGTCCCCTTGCACGGATTATTAAGGAGATAGAGGAAGTTAATGAACAAAtgttatattatttttccaaagaaaatCTCCTTCGAGACATATACTTGAGATCTTTGATGAATAGTAAAGGGTTCATAGCAATCAgtattttttcaaactttccACGCATCAAAAAAATCCTAAATAAGTTACCTTTGTTGGAACAAAGATCGAAAGTAGTAAAGAATGCACTAAAATTGTCCGAACCAGAGGTTTTTGAATTGTTTAATGATACGGTGAGGTTAAGAAAGTCATGGAAAAGGTGGGTGCTCTGA